aaaattaattcttttttaGCTTTTAGAGATGGTAAGTAGGCAGAAGTcatgttgaaaatataaaaataaaatgaaatgagtaaagacaattaaattatgtttttattcaaacaaaaaattaataatcgtGATcttatccggctcgaaggaccaaactATGGTTGGGCGTGTAAATAGCCCAACcaacgagaaaaaaaaaaagaatgattGAGGGCCAAGGAATAGCAAGGCCGAGCAGGTACTACCTACGATGTCCCCTCAAGGGAGGAGAGCAAGGGCTACCAGGTAATACTGCCCAAAAATTACTCACCGATCTTGCAGCCAAAGTCAGGAGGCGCACACCGCAGAGGAGGTCCGGGATACCAGGCGATGCTCCGGTTGCCGTCCACGGGCGATGTGGCAGGATGAGGCGCGAGGATCGGTGAGGAAGGGAAGAAAATTAAGAGGGAATTAGGATTGATTGcaggaaaatgtaaaagatgttTTTGACGTGTAGAAATTTTTACATGAATAATGACAGTCGAATGCCCGTTTCGAACAAACGGAGCATAACGGCCAGTATTACATCCAAAGAGGCGGCATCTCCTAActaagctacaaaggtcggatgaataattttacgcaaACCGCACCCTTGCCCTTAGCTGATGTTGAGGAGACACCAAGCGGCTCAAccaaaagttgtttaattgttgcaaatgaaacaccggataatttactgccaatatggcgaattgataccaatttattaaaaattccccttttaaatggaataaaaaaattaatatgcaCAAAAAATGTGCTGGTTCTTGAAACTATAATATgtgcttaaaatatattattcattaaacaaaaatattgttataaaataatatattttatttaaaaattatgaccaaactccaaatagttggtaaaaataagagaaaatatcaatcgttccaaaaacaaacaaatggcgttTTATACTTAAATTGCCAGAAATACTAAAATCAGCAAAAACATgtcgactttatttttaattaatgaatatatgggtacagatttttattacactggcaactgaaataaatgacattttgacacttcagatttgtttgactttgaatgttaaatcattataatattttactcaagatcggagtgtttttcttttgtattttaatgtttagtaGAGAAATCCTCTGCTAAGAAACAACatgtatagtgtgtgtttcgaactttgagcGAATGtttttagttagcaacacaatgtcgtcttgAGCCTAGACCCAGAACAATTAATCGAGACGGTATATCCTGgtggtgtattaactgcacttttgcggtgccacagcaacgacaagtatatttcttggacACACTCGGCGCtcaatatttttagttcgtAGATTGCGCCGAACATTGTAGCTCGATTATTTCATTTCCTACAAAACAAGTTTGAGTGAATgctaaatcaaattaaaatccaCTGTTGCAGACAATGTATGGAGTCATCTTATGTCTTGAATGTTGCACAAAGATtcacatgtttactcaactcctacattatattttaggtttcaaggctggaatgagtttgtgctgcctgttggagatcagctaatagagaggttcacatacaagaacatgacatgacccgaccagcgctgcaagaagtcattgaTTCACTTCAGCAGTATATAAGCGTGCTGTAGCtacatcaagttcttgtttgttttttggaatgccaagaaaatatacttacctctattaaaaatatacatcggatttcatatttcttgttttattttcttatccTCTGATAATTAACTATCAgactaatcaggctgtgaagtgagttcctgggttcgatttccaggccaaacaattattttctttatgtttctaacatgagttgcctgggatcggaatcctccaaagagacttggcgtcaggcatgcggccggtcataaaaactaagatgaatctattctacaatatgtgttgacgccatattggacgAAGACACTGGTagatgaaaataaagattaagtaatccatgtaaaaaaataagtcgtaagtcagaaaaattaATACACAAAAGAACAGGTAGCatatgctcagtggaaaaactaatattccgccatactatctagaagttttattggaatttattcttgtcagatatgttagtacctatcagtttcttataaggaCTACTAAAGCTAGGTTAAAATAATGTCCAATTATTgattatagcaataacaagtaggtactgcaatattaaagttaattaggcacgtaggtactttctaccgtatattattgcagtccatacttaacctcaaaataaccgagctataaaaattctgattactccgaactcccatcgaatatcaaattgttttcaattcgtataagatttaggatatattccctatagtttagtgaaggttttgtacagacgcaagcgtagcccaactttcatacaaaaatgggcattctcctttcatcttaatatgttgggtagtttttgagtttaacacgttcagacagtcggatgcagcgggggaatttgttttataatatatttttgtagaactttttaagaggaacaatcccgtcatacatcattgttgcataactttaactgtttacgcagcgcacgcaacggaagccctcaaaactaatcaattttctccgtttttgcaacatgtttcattactgcttcgctcccattggtcatagcttgatgatatataccctatagcatttcaaaaacagagtgctatccaacacaaaaatatttttttcagttcgatctgatagttcctgagattagccattactgctccgctcctattggtcatagcgtgatgatatatagcccatagtactccacgaacaaagaactatccaacgcaaaaatattttttcagtttgaaccggtagttcctgagattagccattactgcccgctcgtattggtcatagcgtgatgatatatagcctatagcactacacgaataaagagcaatccaacacaaaaatattttttcagttcgaaccggtagttcctgagattagtcattactgctccgctcctattggtcatagcgtgatgatatatagcctatagcattacacgaataaagagctatccaacgcaaaaagattttttcagtttggaccggtagttcctgagattagccattactgctccgctcctattgggtatagcgtgatgatatatagcctatagcactccacgaacaaagggctatccaacgcaaaaataattgttcaatttggactggtaattcctgagattagcgcgttcaaacaaacaaacaaacaaactcttcagctttatataatagtatagataagacttaataatatcagtcctgtaagtattatatactgtcccactgttgggcacgggtctcatctactactgagagggatttctaccacgctggcctagtgtggattgatagactttacacaccctcgaaaattctatagatatagaataaatctatagaattattatatatttctatagatTCTATAGATATAattctaatagagaatttctcagctatgcatgtttcctcacgatgttttccttcaccgttaaagcaagcaataatttaaaaagaatacttacataaataattttttagaaaagtcagaggtgtgtgcccttaggatttgtacctgcggacattcgtctcggcagtccgttccataatcaactaggctatcgccatttatttaattatataagagTAACCTAAACCGAATAAGCCTTACCTAATGTGATATTAATATCAGGTTAAGTTTTGTCCTTGAAATATCTAGGAAGAACGTAGTATCTACCTTTATACCTACTATAATCTGTGATGTCACGACTCATGCCACAGCTGTAGGATGGTTATCTGCATTacattagaatattatattcgaATGAATCAGCGTGAGATACAGTTGTCGCACACAAACATGCACCTAAtgggtgtttttttttgtgtattataagaaaaacaattacaatgtAGCAGGAAAGTGTGGGCTCTACATAAATACAATTCCTCTGAAACTATATACACGAATCCTATGTATAGGttaggtaataaaaatgtgagggaataaatacagaaattattgttttgttaaaatgttttatttgtgaaaCGTAGATAAAATCGATAcaagtaattaaaattcttatagatatAAGTACCTAACTTAAAGTTTTCACATGATGATGAAACTGTGACAACTGTCTTAGTAAACTTCATAAACTTGAACCATCCATTCAATGAATGTGCGTTTCTGGTAACTTTCGTTGTACACACACATTTTACATACTATAATATGAAGGTACATATTTTTACGTATCAACAGTCTCATTTGCACGGTTTCCATGCCAATaacgtgtttttatattttatacgtattatctataaaaaacatttcGTTTACGAGAGAATTGACTTCATAGGTATAAAAGGaagattaaattttgtataaaaatttggtAATCAATACTAATTTTTATATGTCTATAGGTTAAGAAAATAATGCACATGCGTTTTGTAGACCCAATTGGATATCGCTATTTGCAAGCAattatatctattatctatGTATCTATCTACTTACAGATAATTTTCCGttacatgtataaatattaaataagtacatataatCTTTTGGAATTGGTAGCGGTATTAGTTATTTACatgggtaattatttttaaaaataattttacatgtcAGGCAAACATTTATCACCTCTATTAATTGTGCTTACTGGTTTGGCTATCACGTGATGATTGTGTCAATTAACGTCGACGATCgctattatagtttaaaattgacaaatttaataaacaagttatataattgtaataaagtttataagtgtcaacaataacattaacaaCATAGTAGGAATAGGTAAGTATGCTTATGGGGCGCATCTTTTCAAAGAGGTAATTTCACAAATTTGTACCTACTTCCGTCAATCtccattgttattttttgtactgaATGTTATCTACAATAGGATTCAGTTGTCCGTTTAGCCGGATTTATTCGTAGTGaggaaattaacaaataatagtaTTTGTTCAGGGTAGaagaaaattcaaattataatatttatttataaaatgtaaagaaaatctGAATTTTAGAATAGTCAAAAATGCTAAAATATCTGCTTCGTGGGAGTCGACAATTATTTGGTTTTTGTATGCCTCCTGCATGTAACTAAAGTAATGTATATTTGTACACgattgtgttttataaattgtttaacgTTTATTACAACAGTTTATCGTCGAAGGCATAAACCTACAATATGCAGGCTCACATACAACTCGTTCTCCGCACAGTCGAAATATCGTCCGCCGAGCCGCGGACCGCAGGCGCAATACCGCAAATCGCAATACATAAACATAGGGTTCAATTCACTCGCGCACTGTTTCATGCCGATATTATCGGTTTGACGTGATGGAGCATATTTTCACTATTCAATAAATATCATCGTCATACTTGCACACTTACACAACGTCAAAGAACAACACTAGCAAACAAATGTCCTTATTGACAAATATACGTTTCGTTTAGATGTTTTTCTAACTCATGTTGAAAAAGGAATAGATAatgaaatatagataataacgttaatttaattaattcgcatatcgaataatataatttgttgggctgtttgttttaaaaattacaaaatatttacaagtgtCGATAATGCATCGGGGAAAGGAGGCGCTTGGGCGCCGCACGCCGATGCTACGTGAGCAGCTTGAAGAACATGATGCCCAAAGAAATGTTGATGAAGAGCACAAGTATCACCAGTTGCTGCCGAGAGAACCAGTCCTAGAACATAAGGTAACAAAACATTCATTCTCCTCATTATTCAGAtccaaaaaaaagaaattgtagaTAGGCGAAGGTAAATTAAATACTGCCTTAGCCTAAGGCCACATTACAGATTTCTGCCAAGGGCGATTGTTTTATGTAATCGCTCCTATTCTCGATAGTAGTTGCGCGGACTGCTAATAAGATGGACTATGAAAGAACTGGTTGTGTTGTTGCTCTATTATTAAGAAATAGAGAAAACCGGACAAGTACGAGTTGGCCTCGCGCACCAAGAGTTCCGTGCtaacttgtaggtaaggtattaaattataatagtacatATTTAAGGGTTTCAGACAATTTCCTTTACTTTTGCTTTAAGtcattgcttcttgccaaatttcatgattccagTTCAATGAGATCTCTATAGGGTTTTATTCTCATGTGGAATATATATGCATATATATGCATAATATGCAATAtgtagtaaaaatttaaattaaaatattttacggattttatcgcggttttaatattttactttttccctacgtttcgaaaactttgcagccttcatggtcacgggagggcATTTTGTATAAAGTCAGTCAGTCTTGCAAAATGAAACGGAATAGTACAGAACCCTAAAAATGACGACATTGTAAACGTCTATGAAATTTTTAGAGATTTTTCTTTTCTAAGAGCtatcaaaatttaagaaaacttcatgaatatttttttaacactgaTAAAAAAATGCCGAGCGGTAACCGCCACATGGATGTAGGTTGTATATCCATCATCAAGATTTGTTGTTCATATAGATATGACAACAGTGGCTAAAAATTTATAAGCGACGCACCTTGACTTGTGGACTGACCAAATACAGCAGAGGATTGGCTCTCAGCTTCTCGCTCTCCTCGTGCATGCGGCGCACTTCCTCACGACGCGCAGAGCCCAGCGCCGACACCTCCTCGCGCGACATGCCGCTGCCGTCCATGGCGCGTGGCATGCTAGCCACGTCCGGGAGCGATTTCTTGCG
This DNA window, taken from Manduca sexta isolate Smith_Timp_Sample1 chromosome 23, JHU_Msex_v1.0, whole genome shotgun sequence, encodes the following:
- the LOC115449379 gene encoding uncharacterized protein LOC115449379 isoform X3, producing the protein MWYQEELDEDEDLMCSPAILARRASESWINVPPVEMLSTPQTLQRKKSLPDVASMPRAMDGSGMSREEVSALGSARREEVRRMHEESEKLRANPLLYLVSPQVKDWFSRQQLVILVLFINISLGIMFFKLLT